One Thiocapsa sp. genomic window carries:
- a CDS encoding DUF3150 domain-containing protein — MHTITTITDRLTLVMLDVAIWSGRKKLRAEDLKLGTEIPPEDLVSLGSKRVCDPEPLKAFHRIKQSAERTCLRVGTRFLGGFAVPHAHAEALADALALLKTEFDQTTGSFLADYDQALETWISSLPDWEEPIRRAIEPANVVGGRLRFGYQLVRIAPAEQPGTLEHEVQGLGDGIFAEVEQMARDLEGSFEGKDKLHRRALGTFGRIREKLACLSFIDGRIQPVVDTIDDWSRRLPKTGPIAGAIFNEGMGLALLLSDAERMARHGAGQLAYQQGQPPEEPEPEPEPEQLAIVNFDDLFDTAAPSRPAAPVSTPPVSHMESFFF; from the coding sequence ATGCACACCATCACCACCATTACCGACCGGCTCACCCTCGTGATGCTCGACGTCGCCATCTGGTCCGGACGCAAGAAGCTGCGCGCCGAGGACCTCAAGCTCGGGACCGAGATTCCCCCCGAGGATCTGGTCTCGCTCGGCTCCAAGCGGGTCTGTGACCCCGAACCGCTGAAGGCATTCCACCGCATCAAACAAAGTGCCGAACGGACCTGCCTGCGCGTCGGGACCCGCTTTCTGGGTGGCTTCGCCGTTCCGCATGCCCATGCCGAAGCCCTCGCCGACGCCTTGGCGCTCCTGAAAACCGAGTTCGACCAGACGACCGGATCCTTCCTCGCCGACTACGACCAGGCGCTGGAGACCTGGATCTCCAGCCTGCCGGATTGGGAGGAGCCCATCCGTCGCGCGATCGAGCCGGCCAATGTCGTGGGCGGACGCCTGCGCTTCGGCTACCAGCTCGTGCGGATTGCACCGGCCGAGCAGCCGGGGACGCTGGAGCACGAGGTTCAGGGTCTCGGCGACGGCATCTTCGCCGAGGTCGAGCAGATGGCCCGCGATCTGGAAGGCAGCTTCGAGGGCAAGGACAAGCTGCACCGCCGAGCGCTCGGCACCTTCGGGCGCATCCGCGAGAAGCTCGCCTGTCTGTCGTTCATCGACGGACGCATTCAGCCCGTCGTCGACACCATCGACGATTGGTCGCGGCGCCTGCCCAAGACCGGGCCGATCGCGGGAGCCATCTTCAACGAAGGCATGGGCCTTGCGCTCCTGCTCTCGGATGCCGAGCGCATGGCACGCCACGGGGCGGGACAGCTCGCCTACCAGCAGGGTCAACCACCTGAAGAGCCAGAGCCAGAGCCAGAGCCCGAGCAGCTCGCCATCGTCAACTTC
- a CDS encoding 3'-5' exonuclease, whose protein sequence is MDFRIADTFTDSLARLAGDEQKAVKTTAFDLQINPANPGLAFHKLDKARDKNFWSVRVGSDIRLIVHRASGSLLLCYVDHHDRAYAWAERRKLEVHPQTGAAQLVEIRERIEEVAVPVYVKVAQPTPTRPLLFAQRSDSELLGYGVPPEWLADVRLANEDTLLELADHLPAEAAEALLQLATGEQPPVSRPVATPDADPFAHPDAQRRFRIMSDAQELERALAFPWDKWTIFLHPAQRQWVEREFNGPARVCGSAGTGKTIVALHRAVFLARRHPESRVLLTTLSETLANALRTQLRRLISTEPRLAERLEVDAINAVGSRLYARHLGPARMATDEQVTRLIAEASAAAGNQTFGLGFLRSEWTDLVDAWQLETWDDYRDVKRLGRKTRLPESRRAALWTIFESVRAALTESGVITRAAMLTDLATQLGERRQQPFDFVVVDEAQDLSVPQLRFLAALAAGRPSGLFFAGDLGQRILQPPFSWLSLGVDIRGRARTLQINYRTSHQIRSQADRLLGPETADVDGNTEDRRGTISVFNGPAPTVVSFQTPAEEAGAVAAWITQRIGESVEPHEIAIFVRSESELERARAAATETGLPAKILDEHVETDQGHLSIATMHLAKGLEFRAVAVMACDDEVIPSQSRIETVTDDSDLAEVYNTERHLLYVACTRARDHLFVSGVAPASEFLDDLLIPPRG, encoded by the coding sequence ATGGACTTCCGCATCGCCGACACCTTCACCGACAGTCTCGCCCGCCTCGCGGGGGACGAGCAGAAGGCCGTCAAGACCACGGCGTTCGACTTGCAGATCAATCCGGCCAACCCCGGCCTCGCGTTTCACAAACTCGACAAGGCACGAGATAAGAACTTCTGGTCGGTCCGGGTCGGCAGCGACATCCGCTTGATTGTCCATCGGGCCTCGGGGAGCCTTTTGCTGTGCTACGTGGATCATCACGACCGTGCCTACGCCTGGGCCGAGCGCCGCAAACTGGAGGTCCATCCGCAAACCGGTGCCGCGCAGTTGGTCGAGATTCGCGAGCGCATCGAAGAGGTTGCGGTGCCGGTCTACGTCAAGGTCGCGCAACCCACGCCCACGAGGCCGCTTCTGTTTGCCCAGCGCTCCGACTCGGAACTGCTCGGCTACGGCGTCCCGCCGGAATGGCTGGCCGATGTCCGTCTCGCCAACGAGGACACCCTGCTCGAACTGGCGGATCATCTGCCCGCCGAAGCGGCCGAGGCATTGCTGCAACTGGCAACCGGCGAGCAGCCGCCCGTCTCCCGCCCCGTCGCGACGCCCGATGCGGACCCCTTCGCCCATCCGGACGCCCAGCGGCGTTTCCGCATCATGAGCGATGCGCAGGAACTTGAGCGGGCCTTGGCCTTCCCCTGGGACAAGTGGACCATCTTTCTCCATCCCGCCCAGCGCCAATGGGTCGAGCGCGAGTTTAACGGCCCGGCGCGCGTGTGCGGGTCGGCCGGCACCGGGAAGACCATCGTCGCGCTGCATCGCGCGGTCTTTCTCGCGCGCCGACATCCGGAGAGTCGTGTCCTGCTGACGACCCTCTCCGAGACGCTGGCGAATGCGCTGCGCACCCAGCTCCGACGCCTGATCAGCACCGAGCCACGACTCGCCGAGCGGCTCGAAGTCGACGCCATTAATGCCGTCGGCAGCCGGCTGTATGCGCGACATCTCGGGCCGGCACGAATGGCCACGGATGAGCAGGTGACCCGATTGATCGCCGAGGCAAGCGCGGCGGCCGGGAATCAGACGTTCGGTCTCGGTTTCCTGCGTTCGGAATGGACGGATCTGGTCGACGCCTGGCAGTTGGAGACGTGGGATGACTATCGGGATGTCAAGCGCCTGGGGCGCAAGACGCGTCTGCCGGAGTCCCGGCGGGCCGCGCTCTGGACCATCTTCGAGTCCGTCCGAGCCGCGCTGACCGAGAGCGGAGTGATCACACGCGCAGCCATGTTGACCGACCTCGCAACCCAGTTGGGCGAACGCCGACAGCAGCCGTTCGACTTCGTGGTCGTGGATGAAGCGCAGGATCTCAGCGTGCCCCAACTTCGCTTCCTCGCCGCGTTGGCCGCAGGCCGTCCGAGCGGACTCTTCTTCGCGGGCGACCTCGGTCAGCGCATCCTGCAGCCGCCGTTCTCCTGGCTGTCCCTCGGAGTCGACATCCGAGGCCGCGCCCGAACGCTTCAGATCAACTATCGCACCTCGCATCAGATCAGAAGCCAAGCGGACCGCCTTCTCGGACCGGAAACAGCCGATGTCGACGGCAACACCGAAGACCGACGCGGCACCATCTCGGTCTTCAACGGTCCCGCCCCCACCGTCGTCAGCTTCCAGACGCCCGCGGAGGAGGCCGGCGCGGTTGCCGCTTGGATCACGCAACGCATCGGCGAATCCGTCGAACCGCATGAGATCGCCATCTTCGTCCGCTCCGAGTCTGAGTTGGAGCGTGCGCGTGCCGCGGCCACCGAAACAGGACTACCGGCCAAAATCCTGGACGAACATGTCGAGACCGACCAGGGACATCTCTCCATCGCCACCATGCACCTCGCAAAGGGACTGGAGTTTCGCGCCGTCGCCGTCATGGCCTGCGACGACGAAGTCATCCCCTCGCAGTCGCGCATCGAAACCGTGACCGACGACAGTGATCTCGCGGAGGTCTACAACACCGAGCGCCACCTGCTCTACGTCGCCTGCACACGGGCACGCGATCACCTCTTCGTCAGCGGCGTTGCTCCGGCATCCGAGTTCCTCGATGACTTGCTGATTCCTCCACGAGGATGA
- a CDS encoding helix-turn-helix transcriptional regulator produces MEQTRSHEIGSRIREARTRRAWTLEDLSRFTGQAISPSRLANYENGIRRPGIEEAETLANAFGDVSAAWLLTLDGERAAPA; encoded by the coding sequence ATGGAACAGACCCGCAGTCATGAAATCGGCTCCCGCATTCGCGAAGCTCGCACACGACGCGCATGGACTCTCGAAGACCTGTCACGGTTTACAGGCCAAGCCATCTCGCCGTCCCGACTCGCGAACTATGAGAACGGCATCCGTCGTCCCGGCATCGAGGAGGCGGAGACACTGGCGAACGCCTTCGGTGATGTCTCGGCCGCTTGGCTCTTGACCCTTGACGGGGAGAGAGCGGCTCCTGCCTGA
- a CDS encoding site-specific DNA-methyltransferase — MAKKTNTEKTVETITHDEATRKNIPTAEYQSMMRKDEEAPVRVTYARGPAEQPDALADEKGQRNRDLDPQLIWRGKDQQDWSDLVVHAPPLYIQEKVHPKALIDDLLRRTKEGQHDAGMGTADLFADFNGIPKDADKTEFYRHDQNWSNRMILGDSLQVMASLAEREGLRGRVQCIYIDPPYGIKFNSNFQWSTTSRDVKDGNVAHITREPEQVKAFRDTWRDGIHSYLTYLRDRLTVARDLLTESGSIFVQIGDENVHRVRAVMDEVFGEDNFCSLIAFQKTSGSTTSTLPTTHDYVIFYAKKLGVLKYRKFYERTTRGDVGAKEYKRVEIESSKVLPVSNFIENGQVMLPQGARILTTDSIVSKGGNDPDIEVTANGKNYTLSCKPNRHWKTSADGIKRLWRIGRLLQQSGLRIYKRYFDDFPVRELPHVWNDTRGDDDGTYVVQTHPKILERCLLIATDPGDLVIDPTCGSGTTAYVAEQWGRRWITIDTSRVALALARARIMGARYPYYLLADSPAGQLKEAEISRSAPSSQSTRGDIRHGFVYERVPHITLKSIANNAEIDVIYEQWQPKVQDALDRLNAALRGHVKPYRVTTGGRDGKDVKFDAPSDASFTMPSDESVPAYALVDWEVPHEVPSDWPTATKQPLADFWEARIGRQREIDASIAAKADSEYLYDKPYTDKKTVRVSGPFTVESLSPHRVLGVDENDELIDPADGVATPDAGYGDTPSFPRMILENLKVAGVQQAHKADKISFTSLTAWPGEFVCAEGRYLEGAQDGGTEKRAAILIGPEFGTVTRPDLVSAAREAGEADFDVLIACAFNYEAHATEFNKLGRIPVLKARMNADLHMAEDLKTTNTGNLFVIFGEPDIAILPAEDDRIRIKINGVDVFHPGTGEVRSDGPEGIACWFIDTDYNEESFFVRHAYFLGAEDPYKALKTTLKAEINEEAWASLNSDISRPFPKPASGRIAVKVINHLGDEVMKVFRVGS; from the coding sequence ATGGCGAAGAAGACGAACACCGAGAAGACCGTCGAGACAATCACTCACGACGAGGCCACCCGCAAGAATATCCCGACGGCCGAATACCAGTCGATGATGCGCAAGGACGAGGAGGCCCCGGTCCGGGTGACCTATGCACGCGGACCCGCCGAGCAGCCCGATGCGCTAGCCGACGAGAAGGGGCAGCGCAACCGCGACCTCGATCCGCAGCTCATCTGGCGCGGTAAGGATCAACAGGATTGGAGCGACCTCGTCGTCCATGCGCCGCCGCTCTATATCCAAGAGAAGGTCCACCCCAAGGCGTTGATCGATGATCTCTTGCGCCGAACCAAGGAAGGCCAGCACGACGCCGGCATGGGCACCGCCGACCTCTTCGCCGACTTCAACGGCATCCCCAAGGACGCCGACAAAACCGAGTTCTATCGACACGACCAGAACTGGTCGAACCGCATGATCCTGGGCGACTCGCTTCAGGTCATGGCCAGCCTCGCCGAGCGCGAGGGTCTACGCGGCAGGGTCCAGTGCATCTACATCGACCCGCCCTACGGCATCAAATTCAACAGCAACTTCCAATGGAGCACCACCAGCCGCGATGTGAAGGACGGCAATGTCGCGCACATCACCCGCGAGCCGGAGCAGGTGAAGGCGTTTCGGGATACCTGGCGGGATGGCATTCATTCCTATCTGACTTATCTGCGGGATCGGCTGACAGTTGCGCGCGATCTGCTGACCGAATCCGGATCTATCTTTGTGCAGATCGGGGATGAGAATGTGCATCGGGTTCGAGCGGTGATGGATGAAGTGTTTGGTGAGGATAATTTTTGCTCGTTGATAGCGTTTCAGAAAACTAGTGGCTCCACTACCAGCACCCTCCCAACTACGCACGATTACGTTATTTTCTACGCAAAAAAGCTCGGGGTCCTGAAGTATCGAAAATTTTATGAGCGCACGACTCGTGGGGACGTCGGCGCGAAAGAATACAAACGGGTGGAAATTGAATCGAGTAAAGTACTCCCTGTTAGCAACTTCATAGAAAATGGCCAGGTGATGCTTCCGCAAGGCGCAAGAATTTTGACAACGGACAGCATTGTTTCGAAAGGTGGAAATGATCCAGACATCGAGGTAACAGCAAATGGAAAAAACTACACGCTTTCATGCAAACCTAATCGACACTGGAAAACCAGCGCAGATGGCATCAAAAGACTTTGGCGAATAGGACGTCTCCTCCAGCAGTCTGGGTTGAGGATTTACAAGCGCTACTTCGATGATTTTCCCGTGCGGGAATTGCCGCACGTCTGGAACGACACTCGGGGCGATGATGATGGGACATATGTTGTCCAGACGCATCCGAAAATCCTGGAGCGGTGCCTCCTCATTGCCACCGACCCCGGCGACCTCGTTATCGACCCAACCTGCGGCTCCGGCACCACCGCCTATGTCGCCGAGCAATGGGGCCGCCGCTGGATCACCATCGACACTTCCCGCGTCGCACTCGCTCTGGCTCGCGCACGCATCATGGGCGCACGCTATCCTTATTACCTGCTCGCCGACTCGCCAGCGGGGCAGCTCAAAGAGGCCGAGATCAGCCGCAGCGCCCCCTCGTCACAGTCGACTCGGGGCGACATCCGCCACGGCTTCGTCTACGAGCGCGTCCCGCACATCACGCTGAAGTCCATCGCGAACAACGCCGAGATCGATGTCATCTACGAGCAATGGCAACCGAAGGTGCAGGATGCACTGGACCGGCTCAACGCCGCGCTGCGCGGCCACGTAAAGCCCTATCGCGTCACCACCGGCGGGCGCGACGGCAAGGACGTGAAGTTCGACGCGCCAAGCGATGCCAGCTTCACGATGCCGAGCGACGAGTCGGTGCCGGCCTACGCTTTGGTCGACTGGGAGGTCCCACACGAGGTGCCGTCGGACTGGCCCACTGCGACCAAACAGCCGCTCGCAGACTTCTGGGAAGCTCGAATCGGCCGCCAGCGCGAGATCGACGCCTCTATCGCCGCCAAGGCCGACTCCGAGTATCTCTACGACAAACCCTACACCGACAAGAAGACCGTCCGCGTCTCCGGCCCGTTCACCGTCGAGAGCCTGTCGCCTCACCGTGTGCTCGGTGTAGACGAGAACGACGAACTGATTGACCCGGCCGACGGCGTCGCCACCCCGGATGCCGGGTACGGAGACACGCCGAGCTTCCCCCGGATGATCCTGGAGAACCTCAAGGTTGCCGGTGTGCAGCAGGCGCATAAGGCCGACAAGATCAGCTTCACGTCGCTGACGGCCTGGCCCGGCGAATTCGTGTGTGCCGAAGGCCGATACCTCGAAGGCGCGCAGGACGGCGGTACCGAGAAGCGTGCCGCCATCCTCATCGGTCCCGAGTTCGGCACCGTCACCCGTCCCGATCTGGTGAGCGCCGCACGCGAGGCCGGCGAAGCCGATTTCGATGTCTTGATCGCCTGCGCCTTCAACTACGAGGCCCACGCCACGGAGTTCAACAAGCTCGGACGCATCCCGGTGCTCAAGGCGCGCATGAATGCCGACCTGCACATGGCCGAGGATCTGAAGACCACCAACACGGGCAACCTCTTCGTGATCTTCGGAGAGCCCGACATCGCCATTCTGCCGGCCGAGGACGACCGGATCCGGATCAAGATCAACGGCGTGGATGTCTTCCATCCCGGCACCGGCGAGGTGCGCAGCGACGGCCCCGAGGGCATCGCCTGCTGGTTCATCGACACCGACTACAACGAAGAGAGCTTCTTCGTGCGCCACGCCTATTTCCTCGGTGCCGAGGATCCCTACAAAGCGCTCAAGACCACCCTCAAGGCCGAGATCAACGAAGAAGCCTGGGCCAGCCTCAACAGCGACATCTCCCGCCCCTTCCCCAAGCCAGCCTCCGGTCGGATCGCGGTCAAGGTGATCAACCACCTCGGAGACGAGGTTATGAAGGTGTTTCGGGTGGGGTCATGA
- a CDS encoding AAA family ATPase has product MMTTQRFDVATTFGVKARPGLEVQGFADDTHPQIPVRKPYVFRPELLRDVLAFLHDAGGDGLFLTGPTGSGKTSLVTQVASRLNWPVQGVTCHGRMEIGALVGQFVLINGSTRFVHGPLSVAARDGHLLILNESDLMDPSELAGLNDIIEGQPLVIAENGGEVIRPHPQFRVFATGNSAGSGDGSGLYQGVLRQNLAFMDRFRVVQVGYPEAELEKQVILGAVPKMPETIVEKMIRVAEEVRRLFLGSDREAGELTVTMSTRTLVRWASLSLTFKGAPNVFHYALEQALTARAEPEQREAIHRIAADVFGDYWEATP; this is encoded by the coding sequence ATGATGACCACGCAACGCTTCGATGTCGCCACGACCTTCGGTGTCAAAGCCCGCCCCGGACTGGAGGTCCAGGGGTTTGCCGACGACACCCATCCGCAGATCCCCGTGCGCAAGCCCTACGTCTTTCGCCCCGAACTGCTGCGCGACGTGCTGGCCTTCCTGCACGATGCCGGCGGTGACGGTCTGTTCCTGACCGGCCCGACCGGCTCGGGCAAGACCAGTCTGGTGACCCAGGTCGCCAGCCGTCTGAACTGGCCCGTCCAGGGTGTGACCTGTCACGGCCGCATGGAGATCGGGGCGCTGGTCGGGCAGTTCGTGCTGATCAACGGCAGCACGCGCTTTGTGCATGGTCCGTTGTCCGTCGCAGCGCGTGATGGACATCTGCTCATCCTCAACGAGTCGGACCTGATGGACCCGTCCGAGCTGGCCGGCCTGAACGACATCATCGAGGGCCAGCCCCTCGTGATTGCGGAGAACGGCGGGGAGGTCATTCGTCCGCATCCGCAGTTTCGGGTCTTCGCCACCGGCAACTCGGCCGGTTCCGGCGACGGCTCCGGTCTCTATCAGGGCGTCCTTCGCCAGAACCTGGCCTTTATGGATCGCTTTCGCGTCGTGCAGGTCGGCTATCCCGAGGCCGAGCTGGAGAAGCAGGTGATTCTCGGCGCCGTGCCGAAGATGCCCGAGACCATCGTCGAGAAGATGATCCGCGTCGCCGAGGAGGTCCGGCGGCTCTTTCTGGGCTCCGACCGGGAGGCCGGCGAGCTGACCGTGACCATGAGCACCAGGACCTTGGTGCGCTGGGCATCGCTGAGCTTGACGTTCAAGGGAGCCCCCAATGTCTTTCACTACGCCCTGGAGCAGGCCCTGACCGCACGCGCGGAGCCCGAGCAGCGCGAGGCCATCCACCGCATTGCCGCCGACGTGTTCGGCGACTACTGGGAGGCCACCCCGTGA
- the ssb gene encoding single-stranded DNA-binding protein — MSNGINKAILIGNLGADPEVRTLPSGDAVANISLATSESWTDRTTGELHERTDWHRIALFGKVAEIAGEYLHKGSRVYVEGKLRTRKWTTAEGHERYTTEVIVDARGSMQMLDGRAVQEPAPEPKPEPPKPVRKARKPKARPEPALAEGDDDIPF; from the coding sequence ATGTCAAACGGCATCAACAAGGCCATTTTGATCGGCAATCTGGGCGCCGATCCAGAAGTGCGCACGCTCCCCAGCGGGGATGCGGTCGCCAACATCAGCCTTGCGACCAGCGAAAGCTGGACCGACCGCACGACCGGCGAGCTGCACGAGCGTACCGATTGGCACCGCATCGCGCTGTTCGGCAAGGTCGCCGAGATCGCGGGCGAGTACCTGCACAAGGGCTCGCGCGTCTACGTCGAAGGCAAGCTGCGCACGCGCAAGTGGACGACCGCCGAAGGCCACGAGCGCTACACCACCGAGGTCATCGTCGACGCACGCGGCTCCATGCAGATGCTCGACGGTCGCGCGGTGCAGGAGCCCGCACCGGAACCCAAGCCCGAGCCGCCAAAGCCGGTCCGTAAGGCGCGTAAGCCGAAGGCACGGCCCGAGCCGGCGCTGGCCGAGGGCGATGACGACATTCCGTTCTGA
- a CDS encoding recombinase RecT, whose amino-acid sequence MATKPRTQPKPAVPQPSARLAISDAVLAELNLDHGTWRVLTESIFPSAKTAEGILLAVRYCQARGLDVLKRPVHVVPMYSRALGHEVETVWPGINEVQITAARTGQYAGIDPARFGPETTRVFQGRAKTENGWQDARIELTYPAWAEVTVYRLVNGVRCAFTETVFWEETYARMAGGEVPTAMWIKRPRGQLLKCAKAASLRAAFPEEASYTAEEMAGKTIEPDDVVAVRESVPDVPAAEPEPEPEPAPPTALDAAFKQKLAKLIERAAGANAWAQAEDYLHERFTGEQLGFALDELGKAAAASVQAQAA is encoded by the coding sequence ATGGCAACCAAACCCCGCACGCAACCGAAACCCGCAGTCCCGCAACCCTCCGCACGCTTGGCCATCTCCGATGCCGTGCTCGCCGAGCTCAACCTCGACCACGGCACCTGGCGCGTGCTCACCGAGAGCATCTTCCCGAGTGCGAAGACCGCCGAAGGCATCCTGCTGGCGGTCCGCTACTGCCAAGCCCGTGGGCTGGATGTGCTTAAACGCCCGGTGCATGTGGTTCCGATGTACAGCCGTGCACTCGGTCACGAGGTGGAAACCGTCTGGCCCGGCATCAACGAGGTCCAGATCACGGCGGCACGTACCGGGCAGTATGCCGGCATCGACCCGGCCCGCTTCGGCCCCGAGACCACGCGGGTCTTTCAGGGACGCGCCAAGACCGAGAACGGCTGGCAGGACGCCCGCATCGAGCTGACCTATCCCGCATGGGCCGAGGTCACGGTCTACCGTCTGGTCAACGGCGTGCGCTGCGCCTTCACCGAAACGGTCTTCTGGGAGGAGACCTACGCGCGCATGGCCGGGGGCGAGGTACCGACCGCCATGTGGATCAAGCGGCCGCGCGGGCAACTGCTGAAATGCGCCAAGGCCGCCAGCCTCAGAGCCGCGTTCCCGGAGGAGGCGAGCTACACGGCCGAGGAGATGGCCGGCAAGACCATCGAGCCCGATGACGTCGTTGCGGTTCGAGAGAGCGTGCCGGACGTCCCGGCCGCCGAGCCCGAGCCGGAACCCGAACCGGCACCGCCGACGGCGCTGGATGCCGCCTTTAAGCAGAAGCTCGCCAAGCTCATCGAACGGGCCGCAGGAGCGAATGCCTGGGCGCAGGCCGAGGACTACCTGCACGAGCGCTTCACCGGCGAACAGCTCGGCTTCGCGCTCGACGAGCTGGGCAAGGCCGCCGCCGCGTCCGTTCAGGCACAGGCCGCTTAA
- a CDS encoding PBPRA1643 family SWIM/SEC-C metal-binding motif protein yields the protein MAKLGTEKRPIICRVHSDERAQYVAEICAEHGWHYIIGFERDQPEDLSDLERMLNPIKPVHTDKVGRNDPCPCGSGKKYKKCCVASSTLVA from the coding sequence ATGGCGAAGTTAGGCACAGAGAAACGCCCGATTATTTGTCGGGTTCACAGCGATGAGAGAGCGCAGTACGTGGCAGAGATCTGCGCAGAACATGGATGGCATTACATCATTGGGTTCGAGCGTGATCAGCCCGAAGATCTTTCGGACTTAGAGCGCATGCTGAATCCAATCAAGCCAGTTCATACCGATAAAGTCGGACGCAATGATCCTTGTCCTTGTGGAAGTGGAAAGAAGTACAAGAAGTGCTGTGTCGCAAGCTCAACGCTCGTCGCATAA
- a CDS encoding lambda-exonuclease family protein: MKLVPLKQRTPAWEHWRSEGVTASEAPVILGRSPYKTPWRLWAERTGVVTPEDLSAKPCVQRGIALEDQVRRAFEDRHGTLLLPLCAESTEHPVLRCSLDGLNDDGEPVELKVPTERTYRRLDRERELTTAYQLAWAQLQFQLFVTEAPRGWLVFDPCLAGSTPLEFAIARDEPFLTTALVPACLAFHKCIIDGQAPEYDRERDLYTPVDGALTEWTQAARTYRALTEDRGHLEGQLKALKTRMTETEGVFLRLMDDALLAESAGVRVTRYRQDGNVDYTALLKAIAPDLDDATRDRYRRPASQRIKVTLQGETVPPVDLPPLAATATSFYF, encoded by the coding sequence ATGAAACTGGTTCCACTCAAGCAACGCACGCCCGCATGGGAGCACTGGCGCTCCGAGGGCGTCACCGCGTCCGAGGCGCCCGTCATTCTCGGGCGCTCCCCCTACAAAACCCCGTGGCGTCTCTGGGCGGAACGCACCGGAGTCGTCACGCCCGAGGATCTCTCCGCCAAGCCCTGCGTGCAGCGCGGCATCGCTCTGGAGGATCAGGTGCGTCGGGCCTTCGAGGACCGCCACGGGACACTGCTGCTGCCGCTCTGTGCCGAGTCCACCGAGCACCCCGTCCTGCGCTGCTCGCTCGACGGCCTGAACGACGACGGCGAGCCGGTCGAGCTGAAGGTGCCCACCGAGCGGACCTACCGGCGGCTCGATCGAGAACGCGAACTGACGACCGCATACCAGCTCGCCTGGGCGCAGCTTCAGTTTCAGCTCTTCGTCACCGAGGCGCCACGCGGCTGGCTAGTCTTTGACCCCTGTCTTGCGGGCTCCACGCCGCTGGAGTTCGCCATTGCACGCGACGAGCCGTTCCTGACGACGGCGCTGGTCCCCGCGTGTCTGGCGTTCCACAAATGCATCATCGACGGCCAAGCGCCGGAGTACGACCGGGAGCGGGATCTCTATACCCCTGTCGACGGCGCGCTGACCGAATGGACGCAAGCCGCCCGGACCTACCGCGCGCTGACGGAAGACCGAGGCCACCTGGAAGGGCAACTCAAAGCGCTCAAGACCCGGATGACCGAGACCGAAGGGGTCTTCCTCCGCCTCATGGACGACGCCCTGCTCGCCGAGAGTGCCGGTGTCCGCGTCACCCGCTATCGCCAAGACGGCAACGTCGACTACACGGCGCTGCTGAAGGCCATCGCTCCGGATCTGGACGACGCCACCCGCGACCGCTACCGCCGACCGGCAAGCCAGCGGATCAAAGTGACCCTTCAAGGCGAGACCGTCCCGCCCGTAGACCTACCGCCACTCGCCGCAACGGCAACGTCCTTCTACTTCTGA